Proteins encoded in a region of the Gemmatimonadota bacterium genome:
- a CDS encoding 3-hydroxyanthranilate 3,4-dioxygenase: MAVTAPFNFKAWIDEHRHLLKPPVGNQCVYTEAEDFIVMVVGGPNARKDYHYNEGEEFFYQVEGDIVLKIIDEGKPVDVPIREGEIFLLPAGVPHSPQRPADTVGLVMETKRRSGEIDGFMWYCESCGEKLYEERFELEDIVSQLPPVMNRFFSSEGHRTCRICGAVMPKPEGG; this comes from the coding sequence ATGGCCGTAACGGCTCCATTCAATTTCAAGGCCTGGATAGACGAACACAGGCATCTGCTCAAACCTCCGGTCGGCAACCAGTGCGTCTATACGGAGGCCGAAGACTTCATCGTCATGGTCGTCGGCGGACCGAACGCCCGCAAGGACTACCACTACAATGAAGGCGAGGAGTTCTTCTACCAGGTGGAGGGCGATATCGTCCTGAAGATCATCGACGAAGGCAAGCCGGTGGACGTCCCGATCCGGGAAGGCGAGATCTTCCTCCTTCCCGCCGGGGTTCCCCATTCACCCCAGAGACCGGCGGACACCGTGGGCCTGGTCATGGAAACCAAGCGCAGAAGCGGTGAGATCGACGGGTTCATGTGGTATTGCGAAAGCTGCGGGGAGAAGCTATACGAGGAACGTTTCGAACTGGAAGACATCGTCAGCCAGTTGCCACCCGTCATGAACCGGTTCTTCAGCAGCGAAGGACACCGAACCTGCAGGATCTGCGGCGCGGTCATGCCGAAACCGGAAGGCGGGTGA
- the pstB gene encoding phosphate ABC transporter ATP-binding protein has protein sequence MTTENAPVTPKILREETIIDVEHVSFWYGDRAALKNVTMAIDRQVITAFIGPSGCGKTTLLRLINRMNDLVPQVRMTGMIRMNGVDIYGPDTDVTRLRRRVGMVFQQPNPFPKSIYENVAYGPRIHGVKSGGFLDEIVERCLRRAFLWEEVQAQLEESALGLSLGQQQRLCIARAIAVEPEVLLMDEPCSSLDPVATSRIEELMLDLKDDYTIVIVTHNMQQAARVSEYTGFMLKGELVEMGVTDAMFTTPRDRRTEDYITGRAG, from the coding sequence ATGACGACGGAAAACGCGCCGGTCACGCCGAAGATCCTGCGTGAGGAAACGATCATCGATGTCGAGCACGTGTCCTTCTGGTACGGGGACCGGGCCGCGCTGAAAAACGTGACCATGGCGATCGACCGCCAGGTCATCACGGCCTTCATCGGCCCGTCAGGCTGCGGCAAGACGACCTTGCTCAGGTTGATCAACCGCATGAACGACCTCGTTCCCCAGGTCCGCATGACGGGTATGATCCGGATGAACGGGGTGGATATCTACGGGCCGGACACCGACGTCACGAGGCTGCGCCGGCGCGTCGGCATGGTCTTCCAGCAGCCGAATCCCTTCCCCAAGTCGATCTACGAGAACGTGGCCTACGGTCCGCGGATCCACGGCGTGAAGTCCGGCGGTTTCCTCGACGAGATCGTGGAACGGTGCCTGCGCCGGGCCTTCCTGTGGGAGGAAGTCCAGGCACAGCTCGAGGAGAGCGCCCTCGGGCTTTCTCTCGGACAGCAACAGCGGCTCTGCATCGCGCGGGCGATCGCGGTCGAACCGGAAGTCCTGCTCATGGACGAGCCGTGCTCGTCGCTGGACCCCGTCGCCACGTCCAGGATCGAGGAATTAATGCTTGATCTGAAGGACGATTACACCATTGTTATCGTGACGCACAACATGCAGCAGGCGGCGCGTGTGTCCGAATACACCGGGTTCATGCTCAAGGGCGAACTGGTGGAAATGGGCGTGACCGACGCGATGTTCACCACGCCCCGCGACCGGCGCACAGAAGACTACATCACGGGCCGTGCGGGTTAG
- a CDS encoding LbtU family siderophore porin has protein sequence MHSCLNGTSRFCAALLTMFGAVMCTASVIGQEADEESGLESLFRSIEIGGVLEFTVSRKQSSAGESSTSTAAEQLEMGIGIEPHEWIGSEFGWIHEHDEEHDEEEAGHEIGIFTGTLIVGPPDGMWWLKGGVQFLPFTMFELAEIHAAHDASIGPFETEAIVEPLSFKFGSKREKSLLLGVSLGQFLGSVYGYYGDDERSNEPRSGFGAAVGYKKHVSEEDEFAVNLSFIDDLGTLYGFQEEVFGHHDEMDDASHDGSSFIVDDRMPGWAAATAVHYRSIAIAAEYMISQDRFAPGVLAFDRRGARPTAWSLEAHYGFELARRAGKFTLGYQGTSEASGLGLPVSRYLSVLTVDLWKETLIGTVEWVHDKAYGTARGGNGENTNKYTLQLGVEF, from the coding sequence ATGCATTCATGCTTGAACGGTACGTCACGGTTCTGTGCGGCCCTCCTCACGATGTTCGGGGCGGTGATGTGCACGGCCTCGGTTATCGGCCAGGAAGCCGATGAGGAATCCGGTCTGGAATCCCTGTTCCGGTCGATTGAAATAGGCGGCGTGTTGGAGTTTACTGTGTCGCGCAAACAGTCGTCTGCGGGGGAGAGTTCCACGTCCACGGCGGCCGAGCAGCTGGAAATGGGTATTGGAATCGAACCCCACGAATGGATTGGATCGGAGTTTGGATGGATTCATGAACATGATGAAGAGCACGACGAAGAGGAGGCGGGCCACGAAATCGGGATCTTTACGGGGACCTTGATTGTCGGTCCACCCGACGGAATGTGGTGGCTCAAGGGCGGCGTACAGTTCCTGCCCTTCACCATGTTCGAGCTGGCTGAAATCCATGCGGCGCACGATGCCAGCATCGGTCCCTTCGAGACCGAGGCGATCGTCGAACCGTTGTCTTTCAAGTTCGGTTCCAAACGGGAGAAGTCCCTGTTGTTGGGTGTTTCACTGGGTCAATTCCTGGGCAGTGTCTATGGATATTACGGTGACGACGAGCGCTCGAACGAACCCAGGTCCGGTTTCGGCGCGGCGGTGGGTTACAAGAAGCACGTGTCCGAAGAGGACGAGTTCGCCGTCAACCTGTCGTTTATCGATGACCTGGGCACGCTGTACGGTTTTCAGGAGGAAGTGTTCGGACACCATGACGAGATGGACGACGCGAGTCACGACGGGTCATCCTTTATCGTCGATGATCGGATGCCAGGCTGGGCAGCGGCAACCGCGGTACATTACCGCAGTATCGCTATAGCCGCCGAATACATGATCTCTCAGGATAGATTCGCGCCCGGTGTGCTGGCGTTCGACAGGCGGGGGGCGCGTCCAACGGCCTGGTCTCTCGAAGCCCACTATGGGTTCGAACTGGCTCGGAGGGCCGGTAAGTTCACACTGGGGTACCAGGGTACATCCGAGGCGTCGGGACTTGGATTGCCGGTATCGCGCTACCTCTCCGTGCTGACCGTCGACCTGTGGAAAGAAACACTTATCGGAACGGTTGAATGGGTTCACGACAAAGCGTACGGGACGGCCAGGGGCGGCAACGGCGAGAACACGAACAAATACACCCTGCAGCTGGGCGTCGAATTCTGA
- the pstA gene encoding phosphate ABC transporter permease PstA produces MVSKWSKDDALIWLSGGALVLGFLMVAGLILVIVVHGLGRFWPQELTLYELRDGRIVLGHETSRVSVRTAGLSGERSVAYRLRVRTGDRERFPAEYVWLEEGRVAWRDAPREAVVVEQVRGGDVFGFLESFVDDGTVVARGYEAVRAHYREQSPELERLRRQRALSIVLSFADGRQHTVSLANVHRIYAPNAMTTWTRIRHYMGGAWSYLWSPPRDQNRLGGVYPAIFGTAAMVILMSVVVMPFGALAAFYLREYGNPGPFLNVVRIAVNSLAGVPSIVFGVFGLGFFVYYLGGTLDRLFFPAELPEPTFGRGGILWCALTLVLLTLPVVIVAVEEGLAGVPPGLREASHALGATRFETLWRVVVPVVLPSILTGLILSVARAAGTVAPLMITGVVAFSAELPVDGTWPFVHLEREFMHLGFHIFDTGFRPDGGEASLPMAYTSTLLLLAIVVALNAAAIGLRSRLRRRYSLAAAGA; encoded by the coding sequence ATGGTTTCGAAGTGGTCAAAGGATGACGCCCTGATCTGGCTGTCCGGCGGCGCCCTGGTCCTCGGCTTCCTGATGGTGGCGGGACTGATCCTGGTCATTGTCGTGCACGGACTGGGCCGGTTCTGGCCCCAGGAACTCACGCTGTACGAGCTGCGCGACGGCAGGATTGTCCTGGGCCACGAGACGTCCCGCGTCAGCGTCCGGACCGCCGGCTTGTCGGGTGAGCGGTCCGTGGCCTATCGATTGAGGGTCCGGACCGGCGACCGGGAACGGTTTCCGGCCGAATACGTCTGGCTGGAGGAAGGCCGGGTCGCGTGGCGTGACGCCCCCCGCGAGGCCGTGGTCGTGGAGCAGGTCCGGGGCGGGGACGTCTTCGGCTTCCTGGAATCCTTCGTGGACGACGGTACGGTCGTCGCCCGGGGTTACGAAGCCGTTCGGGCCCATTACCGGGAGCAGTCCCCGGAACTGGAACGCCTGCGCAGGCAGCGGGCGCTGTCCATCGTCCTGTCTTTTGCGGATGGCCGGCAGCACACCGTTTCCCTCGCGAACGTCCACCGGATCTACGCGCCCAATGCGATGACCACGTGGACGAGGATCCGTCACTATATGGGCGGCGCCTGGTCCTACCTGTGGTCGCCGCCGAGAGACCAAAACCGGCTCGGCGGGGTCTATCCGGCGATTTTCGGCACGGCGGCGATGGTCATCCTCATGTCGGTCGTCGTCATGCCCTTCGGCGCGCTGGCGGCCTTTTACCTGAGAGAATACGGCAACCCGGGCCCGTTCCTGAACGTGGTTCGAATCGCCGTGAACAGCCTGGCCGGCGTACCCTCCATCGTATTCGGGGTTTTCGGACTCGGTTTCTTCGTGTATTATCTGGGAGGAACCCTGGACCGTCTGTTCTTTCCGGCGGAACTCCCGGAACCGACTTTCGGCCGCGGCGGCATCCTCTGGTGCGCGCTGACCCTGGTCCTGCTCACCCTGCCCGTGGTCATCGTGGCCGTGGAGGAAGGGCTGGCCGGCGTGCCCCCGGGACTCCGCGAGGCATCTCACGCCCTGGGTGCGACGCGGTTCGAGACGCTGTGGCGTGTCGTCGTGCCGGTGGTGCTGCCGTCCATACTCACGGGCCTGATCCTGTCCGTGGCGCGGGCGGCCGGTACCGTGGCGCCGCTGATGATCACGGGGGTCGTCGCCTTTTCCGCCGAGTTGCCCGTGGACGGCACCTGGCCCTTCGTGCACCTGGAACGGGAGTTCATGCACCTGGGGTTTCATATCTTCGACACGGGTTTCAGGCCGGACGGCGGGGAGGCGTCTCTACCCATGGCGTACACGTCCACCCTGTTGCTGCTGGCCATCGTGGTCGCGCTGAACGCGGCGGCGATCGGGCTCAGAAGTCGGCTGAGGAGACGCTATTCACTGGCCGCGGCCGGGGCATAG
- a CDS encoding tRNA dihydrouridine synthase DusB gives MEERIETVTTEIKIGSHRIKSLKPGMPILTLAPMAGISNWPFRLICAKMGAQMVGVEFINCNAILHKNPKTLQMMNFCDADIYRDTGMSLLAAQIYGNDIGRMVEGALVLEEKGAQIMDINFGCSVPKILRSDSGAAFLKDIDRMMNAVRSVAEAVSIPVIIKTRLGWDHDNISILEVVKRAADSGAHAVAVHARTVAQKFNGTADWSWIARAVEVSPVPIFGNGDVFTYEDAVRMVEETGCAGVMIARAARDNPYIFSGARIPTFTERVRLARDHLGMMVEYKGEKVGVMEMRKFFASYFKGFPNASHLRTSLVQVDTVTQAHRILDEWVTESDRQPYDA, from the coding sequence ATGGAAGAACGCATAGAAACCGTGACTACCGAAATCAAAATAGGTTCTCATCGCATAAAGTCGCTTAAACCCGGCATGCCCATCCTCACGCTGGCGCCCATGGCGGGCATCAGCAACTGGCCGTTCCGGTTGATCTGCGCGAAGATGGGCGCCCAGATGGTCGGCGTGGAATTCATCAACTGCAACGCCATTCTCCACAAGAACCCGAAGACGCTTCAGATGATGAACTTCTGCGACGCCGACATCTACCGCGATACCGGCATGTCGCTGCTCGCGGCGCAGATCTACGGGAACGATATCGGCCGCATGGTGGAAGGCGCGCTGGTGCTGGAGGAAAAGGGCGCGCAGATCATGGACATCAACTTCGGGTGTTCCGTGCCCAAGATCCTGCGGTCCGATTCCGGCGCCGCCTTCCTCAAGGACATCGACCGGATGATGAACGCGGTGCGCAGCGTGGCCGAGGCCGTCTCGATTCCGGTAATCATCAAGACGCGTCTGGGCTGGGACCACGACAACATCAGCATCCTGGAAGTGGTGAAACGCGCCGCGGATTCCGGCGCCCACGCCGTGGCGGTGCACGCACGCACCGTGGCGCAGAAGTTCAACGGGACCGCGGACTGGTCATGGATCGCCCGCGCCGTGGAAGTCTCTCCCGTGCCGATCTTCGGAAACGGCGACGTGTTCACCTACGAGGATGCGGTGCGCATGGTGGAAGAGACGGGGTGTGCCGGCGTGATGATCGCCCGGGCTGCGCGGGACAACCCCTACATCTTCTCCGGCGCGCGGATACCAACGTTCACCGAGCGCGTCCGGCTCGCCCGGGACCACCTGGGCATGATGGTGGAGTACAAGGGGGAGAAGGTGGGCGTGATGGAAATGCGCAAGTTCTTCGCCTCCTACTTCAAAGGCTTCCCCAACGCATCCCACCTGAGGACCAGCCTCGTGCAGGTGGACACCGTCACGCAGGCCCACCGGATTCTGGACGAATGGGTGACGGAATCGGATCGTCAGCCGTATGATGCTTGA
- a CDS encoding RidA family protein, producing the protein MQQHYDSDRAPEPVGPYPHARRVGNLLFLSGIGPRARGRQDIPGVTLGPDGEIASYDIEQQCHAVFHNVRAILEDAGSAWENLVDITVYLTDMEKDFAVFNRIYREYFREHQPCRTTVGVSRLPTRIAIELKCIATI; encoded by the coding sequence ATGCAACAGCATTACGATTCCGATCGGGCCCCCGAACCGGTGGGACCCTATCCCCATGCCCGAAGGGTGGGGAACCTGCTGTTCCTGTCGGGCATCGGGCCCCGCGCCAGGGGACGACAGGACATTCCGGGGGTGACCCTGGGGCCGGACGGCGAGATCGCATCCTACGATATCGAGCAGCAGTGCCACGCCGTTTTCCACAATGTCCGCGCCATCCTGGAAGACGCGGGCAGCGCCTGGGAGAACCTCGTGGACATCACCGTGTACCTCACCGACATGGAAAAGGACTTCGCGGTATTCAACCGGATCTACCGCGAGTATTTCCGGGAGCATCAGCCCTGCCGCACCACGGTCGGGGTTTCCCGGCTCCCCACCCGGATTGCCATCGAACTGAAATGCATCGCTACGATCTGA
- the phoU gene encoding phosphate signaling complex protein PhoU has protein sequence METQLQQQLEGLRSALLSMAALVEEQIARAITAHVERDIDLCDQVIAGDQPIDAMELEIDEQCIRLLALQHPIARDLRFVAASMKITIDLERLGDIAVNISKKTKQLAGMPLLKPLVDLPRMADLSQSMVKDSLNAFVRGDEQLAMEVCDRDEEVNQLQDQIFEELLACMKEDSGSVPQAMQLIFISRHIERLADHATNIAEGVVYFSEGRVIKHHTADDPIPSPIRPESGGPA, from the coding sequence ATGGAAACCCAACTTCAACAACAACTGGAAGGCCTGAGGTCCGCCCTGCTGAGTATGGCGGCGCTCGTAGAGGAACAGATTGCCCGGGCGATCACGGCGCACGTGGAGCGCGACATCGACTTGTGCGATCAGGTCATCGCCGGCGATCAGCCCATCGACGCCATGGAACTGGAGATCGACGAGCAGTGCATCCGGCTGCTGGCACTCCAGCACCCCATCGCGCGGGACCTGCGCTTTGTCGCGGCCAGCATGAAGATCACGATCGACCTGGAACGGCTGGGCGACATCGCCGTCAACATCTCCAAGAAAACGAAACAGCTCGCCGGGATGCCCCTCCTGAAACCGCTCGTCGACCTGCCGCGCATGGCGGACCTTTCCCAGTCCATGGTCAAGGACAGCCTCAACGCCTTCGTGCGCGGAGACGAGCAACTGGCTATGGAGGTCTGCGACAGGGACGAGGAGGTCAATCAGTTGCAGGACCAGATCTTCGAGGAACTGCTGGCCTGCATGAAGGAGGATTCAGGGTCGGTGCCCCAGGCGATGCAACTGATCTTCATTTCCCGCCACATCGAACGCCTGGCCGATCACGCCACGAACATCGCCGAAGGCGTGGTGTATTTCTCGGAAGGCCGCGTGATCAAGCATCATACGGCTGACGATCCGATTCCGTCACCCATTCGTCCAGAATCCGGTGGGCCTGCGTGA
- a CDS encoding cupin domain-containing protein has translation MPVEFVPDRKRFSFDKFQKVNLFDTDRMFCDIYCFEPGQEQKAHSHAENDKIYYVLEGKGDFTVGDETVKGIPGTAVLCPPGIDHGVLNSGNARLVVLVFMAPHP, from the coding sequence ATGCCGGTGGAATTTGTGCCTGATCGAAAACGGTTCTCCTTTGACAAATTCCAGAAGGTCAATCTCTTCGATACGGATCGCATGTTCTGCGATATCTACTGTTTCGAACCCGGCCAGGAACAGAAGGCCCACAGCCACGCCGAAAACGACAAGATCTACTACGTGCTGGAAGGGAAAGGCGATTTCACGGTCGGCGACGAAACCGTGAAGGGCATTCCCGGTACGGCGGTGCTGTGTCCCCCCGGAATCGACCACGGCGTGCTAAACTCGGGCAACGCCAGGCTGGTCGTGCTGGTCTTCATGGCGCCCCACCCCTGA
- a CDS encoding ABC transporter permease subunit encodes MTDRPQGRRFDRRLLLDLLVGRLSALGGVVLILTILSVFAVIMWVIYPLFTSPAGFRWGVSDPEGIDAGYSILPLISGTLKGAVYTLLFAVPVSVLAALYASQFLPRVLKERLKPLVEIMAAVPSVVLGFIGGIWLAPFLASHVFALFLAPVFISGAVVAAFLIRHHAPVRFRAFNHPGREIWLLLVAVLAGGWLALECGAMLEAAWLRAGYETWFEESLGLTYTQRNAIVVGMVMGLAVTPIIFTLSEETLSAVPRSFLEGSMSLGATRWQTAVRIVLPAAGSGILAAVLLGFSRAIGETMIVLFVSGNIPVMDWSAFSGFRALSASVALDLPNAAPDDTRYRVLFFAAFLLLVSTFAINTVAELVRRRLRRRYA; translated from the coding sequence ATGACCGATCGCCCCCAAGGACGCCGGTTTGACCGGCGCCTTCTGCTGGACCTTCTGGTTGGCCGCCTCTCCGCCCTTGGCGGCGTGGTGTTGATCCTGACCATTCTGTCGGTCTTTGCCGTGATCATGTGGGTGATTTACCCCTTGTTCACGTCGCCCGCGGGATTCCGCTGGGGGGTTTCCGATCCCGAGGGGATCGACGCCGGGTACAGCATCCTGCCGCTGATCTCCGGGACCTTGAAAGGGGCGGTGTATACCTTGCTTTTCGCGGTGCCGGTCTCGGTGCTCGCCGCGCTCTACGCGTCGCAGTTCCTGCCGCGGGTGCTGAAGGAAAGACTGAAACCGCTGGTGGAAATCATGGCCGCGGTACCGAGTGTCGTGCTCGGTTTCATCGGCGGCATCTGGCTTGCACCGTTCCTGGCGTCCCACGTCTTCGCCCTCTTCCTGGCGCCAGTATTCATTTCCGGCGCGGTGGTGGCCGCTTTTCTCATCAGGCACCATGCCCCGGTGCGGTTCCGGGCGTTCAATCATCCGGGCCGGGAGATCTGGCTGCTGCTGGTTGCCGTGCTCGCCGGGGGATGGCTGGCCCTGGAATGCGGGGCGATGCTGGAGGCCGCCTGGCTGCGGGCCGGCTACGAAACCTGGTTCGAGGAGTCCCTGGGACTGACCTATACGCAGCGGAACGCGATCGTCGTGGGTATGGTCATGGGCCTGGCCGTCACACCGATCATATTCACCCTGTCCGAAGAAACGCTTTCCGCCGTGCCCCGCTCATTCCTGGAAGGATCGATGTCGCTGGGGGCCACGCGCTGGCAGACCGCCGTGCGCATCGTCCTTCCCGCCGCGGGATCCGGCATACTGGCCGCCGTTCTGCTGGGGTTCAGCAGGGCGATCGGGGAGACCATGATCGTGCTGTTCGTCTCGGGCAATATACCGGTGATGGACTGGTCCGCCTTCTCCGGGTTCCGGGCCCTGTCCGCCAGCGTGGCCCTCGACCTGCCGAACGCCGCGCCGGACGACACGCGCTACCGGGTCCTGTTTTTCGCCGCCTTTCTCCTGCTCGTTTCGACTTTTGCGATCAACACCGTGGCCGAACTGGTTCGACGGCGGCTGAGACGGCGGTATGCTTGA